From the Lepisosteus oculatus isolate fLepOcu1 chromosome 1, fLepOcu1.hap2, whole genome shotgun sequence genome, one window contains:
- the guf1 gene encoding translation factor GUF1, mitochondrial isoform X4 has product MQISINNLKVCVLFSVRQFLDFRTFKVIQRKQGYSTYTVVRHRWMKNVSFFNIYCSKDFSSQSEKVNIDMSKYPVENVRNFSIIAHIDHGKSTLADRLLELTGAISKTECNKQVLDKLQVERERGITVKAQTASLFYRHEGQTYLLNLIDTPGHVDFSYEVSRSISACQGVLLVVDANQGIQAQTIANFFLAFEAQLTIIPVINKIDLKNADPERVEKQIEKVFDIPKEECIKISAKMGTNVDKVLQEVVRRIPPPNVNVEDPFKALVFDSTFDHYRGVIANIALFGGQVHKGDRIVSAHLGKTYDVNEIGILRPEEHPTESLYAGQVGYIIAGMKEVKEAQIGDTLFLQKHPVEPMPGFRSAKPMVFAGMYPVDQSEYSSLKSAVEKLTLNDSSVTVNRDSSPALGAGWRLGFLGLLHLDVFNQRLEQEYDASVIVTAPTVPYKALLSSTKSIKEYGSEDITIVNPSHFPDRSQVLNYFEPVVIGTIITPDDYIGKIITLCLNRRAVQKKLVYIDDHRVMMKYLFPLNEIVVDFYDQLKSLSSGYARCSHSKWEGYFAVYPGGRVASKRSIMQSIASFDDIPESIQNHLVKPPGGANKA; this is encoded by the exons ATGCAAATATCTATAAATAACCTTAAAGTATGTGTACTTTTTTCTGTTCGTCAATTCCTGGATTTCAGAACCTTCAAAGtaatacaaagaaaacaagGCTACAGCACATATACTGTCGTTAGACACCGATGgatgaaaaatgtttcatttttcaatatttACTGCTCGAAAGACTTCAGTTCTCAGTCAGAAAAG GTCAATATCGACATGTCGAAATATCCCGTGGAAAACGTCAGAAATTTCAGCATTATTGCCCATATCGATCACGGAAAAAGCACCCTTGCAGACAGACTACTTGAATTAACAG GAGCGATTTCCAAAACCGAATGCAATAAGCAAGTCCTGGATAAACTACAGGTGGAGCGCGAGAGAGGAATCACTGTGAAAGCACAGACTGCCTCCTTGTTTTATAGACATGAAGGACAGACTTATTTACTCAATCTTATAGATACACCG gGCCATGTTGACTTTAGCTATGAGGTTTCAAGGTCAATTTCTGCTTGTCAGGGCGTGCTTCTAGTAGTTGATGCTAATCag GGAATTCAGGCACAGACAATTGCAAACTTCTTTCTGGCTTTTGAGGCACAACTAACAATTATTCCAGTCAtaaacaag ATTGATTTGAAAAATGCAGACCCTGAAAGGGTTGAAAAACAGATTGAAAAGGTATTTGATATTCCAAAAGAAGAATGTATAAAG ATATCTGCTAAAATGGGAACTAATGTTGATAAAGTTCTCCAGGAAGTAGTCAGGAGAATCCCACC gccAAATGTTAATGTAGAGGACCCATTTAAAGCCCTGGTATTTGATTCTACTTTTGACCATTATAGAGGAGTCATTGCCAATATTGCCCTGTTTGGAGGACAGGTTCATAAAGGAGACAGAATAGTCTCAGCACACTTGGGAAAAACATATGACGTCAATGAAATTGGAATACTCAGGCCTGAAGAACATCCAACAGAGAGCTT gtaTGCAGGACAGGTGGGGTATATCATAGCTGGGATGAAAGAAGTTAAGGAGGCGCAGATTGGAGACACACTTTTCTTACAGAAACATCCAGTTGAGCCCATGCCGGGATTCAGATCTGCTAAGCCAATGGTTTTTGCTG GGATGTATCCAGTAGACCAATCGGAATACAGCAGTCTAAAGAGTGCAGTGGAGAAACTGACATTGAATGACTCTAGTGTGACTGTGAACAGGGACAGCAGTCCAGCCTTAGGGGCTGGCTGGAG GCTTGGATTTTTGGGTCTTCTCCACTTGGATGTCTTTAACCAGCGGCTAGAGCAAGAGTACGATGCCTCTGTAATTGTAACAGCCCCAACTGTGCCTTACAAGGCTCTTCTTTCGTCAACAAAATCTATAAAG GAGTATGGTTCAGAGGATATTACCATTGTCAATCCATCTCACTTCCCTGATAGGTCCcaagttttaaattattttgaaccTGTGGTTATTGGTACCATAATTACACCAGATGACTACATTGGCAAGATTATAACTTTGTGtctg AATCGTAGAGCTGTACAAAAGAAATTGGTTTACATTGATGACCACCGTGTTATGATGAAATACCTCTTTCCTCTGAATGAAATTGTGGTTGACTTCTATGACCAATTAAAATCTTTGTCATCTGGATATGCCAG ATGTAGTCATTCAAAATGGgaggggtatttcgcggtataccccggtgggcgtgtcgcatcaaaacgcagtatcatgcagtctatcgcgtcatttgacgacataccggaaagtatccagaatcaccttgtaaaaccaccaggaggagccaataaagcttaa